The DNA window CCCATGACGATGGCGCGCGTGAGATGGTCCATTACTGCGGCCGGCAGCTCCGTCAGCGTCCCCGTGATAATGACCCGGCGGAGTCCCAGCACATTGAGCGCCCCGGCAATTACCACCGCGGTCGCATTCAGCGTCTCCGTCAACCAGCGGGGAACACCATTGTTCTCGATCGCTCTGCAGAGGGATTCCCAGGTGAGGCGAGCCCCACGGTGGGAGATTGAGAAACTCTGCAGCAGGCCGCGTACCGAGACCAGGGTTTCGATGCAGCCCACTGCACCGCAGCCGCACTTGCGCAGGTTGTCGAGCACGGGAGTGTGCCCCAACTCACCACTGAGCGGCAGGGGGCTGGTATAGAGTTTCCCGGCCACGATGGCCGCGCCCCCGACCCCCTCGCCAAAATCCACGAGCAGAAAGTCCTCCTCGTTGTCATCGACACTCTGGTGGCCCAACGCCAGGGCGCGCTCCTCCTGCACCAGTACCACGTTTGACGGCCAAACCTGTTGAACCAGCTTGGGGAGGTCCACCGCCTCCGTCCAGTGCAGGTTCGGGGAGAACAATACCCGCGCCTCCGGTTCATCCACGATGCCGGGCACGCTGACCATCACACCCCAGAACTCATTCTGCGGGATTTTCGCAGCCGCAGCCTTGAGCTGATGAACCCAACCCTCCGCCGAAGCGGGAGTTGTCACCTGCACCGTCCAACGATCCTCGGCGTCGACCCCTACCGGCACCGCTGCCAAATTCGTTTCGCTCACGCCCAACTGGATTGCCAGAAAACGCGGCCTGCTCCGGTTCAAGCGCAGGATTCGTCCCGGGCGTCCAACTTTCCCACGTGTGTCCGCTGCGCGCGCACCTGTGAGGACGGCGGCGGTTTTCTCGTCGAGCTCCTCCAG is part of the Terriglobia bacterium genome and encodes:
- a CDS encoding ROK family protein, whose translation is MVLIPAKMGRINKRALLGRLQRIGQASRADLAKSLGLSQPTAGKIADELLRLDVLEELDEKTAAVLTGARAADTRGKVGRPGRILRLNRSRPRFLAIQLGVSETNLAAVPVGVDAEDRWTVQVTTPASAEGWVHQLKAAAAKIPQNEFWGVMVSVPGIVDEPEARVLFSPNLHWTEAVDLPKLVQQVWPSNVVLVQEERALALGHQSVDDNEEDFLLVDFGEGVGGAAIVAGKLYTSPLPLSGELGHTPVLDNLRKCGCGAVGCIETLVSVRGLLQSFSISHRGARLTWESLCRAIENNGVPRWLTETLNATAVVIAGALNVLGLRRVIITGTLTELPAAVMDHLTRAIVMGAMWARFGELEVESAPRRRTAGLVAVGIDRLVLPMETDVRMEDVASTAAVPHRALRGWLSYNE